A part of Arthrobacter sp. MN05-02 genomic DNA contains:
- a CDS encoding transcriptional regulator — translation MASRTSSPLAHPEVDTFDLLKIFGALSDPVRLGIIVRLHGEPGLSCGGFYPHLTPSVLTRHFKVLREAGIIHQQDSGARRENLLRKDELDQRFP, via the coding sequence ATGGCCAGCCGCACATCGTCCCCCCTTGCTCACCCGGAGGTCGACACCTTTGATCTGCTCAAGATCTTTGGTGCACTCTCCGACCCCGTGCGCCTGGGCATTATCGTTCGGCTCCACGGTGAGCCGGGCTTGAGCTGCGGCGGGTTCTACCCTCACCTGACCCCGTCAGTACTTACCCGCCATTTCAAGGTCCTACGGGAAGCCGGGATCATCCACCAACAGGACTCAGGCGCCCGTCGCGAGAATCTCCTGCGCAAGGACGAACTCGATCAGCGCTTCCCTTGA
- a CDS encoding hypothetical protein (possible pseudo due to frameshift): protein MLGTADYLYGLQPGTEHVIELDRGVRLIATLEAVSDPDEKGMRTVMCTLNGQMRPVAIRDKNATSDVKAAEKADPATPGHIPAPFAGSVTITLTEGQTVQAGDTVATIEAMKMEANITTPVTGTISRTTFTGTRPAQGGDLLLTITPA from the coding sequence GTGCTCGGCACCGCGGACTACCTCTACGGGCTGCAACCGGGCACCGAGCACGTCATCGAACTCGATCGGGGGGTCCGGCTCATCGCGACCCTCGAAGCCGTGTCCGACCCCGACGAAAAAGGCATGCGCACCGTCATGTGCACCCTCAACGGTCAGATGCGCCCCGTAGCCATCCGCGACAAGAACGCCACCAGCGACGTGAAGGCCGCCGAGAAAGCCGACCCCGCAACCCCCGGCCACATCCCCGCACCCTTCGCCGGATCCGTCACCATCACCCTCACCGAAGGCCAGACAGTCCAGGCGGGCGATACCGTCGCCACCATCGAGGCCATGAAGATGGAAGCCAACATCACCACGCCCGTCACCGGCACCATCAGCCGCACCACCTTCACCGGCACCCGGCCCGCACAGGGCGGAGACCTCCTCCTCACCATCACCCCCGCCTAG
- a CDS encoding hypothetical protein (possible pseudo due to frameshift) translates to MYTAADKILGRLVKVTPSSKVVGDLALALVGSDADPAAFEQDPQDYDIPDSVIGFLNGDLETHPAAGPNPSAPRP, encoded by the coding sequence ATGTACACCGCAGCGGACAAGATCCTCGGACGCTTGGTGAAAGTCACCCCGTCCTCCAAGGTCGTCGGCGACCTCGCCCTGGCCCTGGTCGGCTCCGACGCCGACCCGGCCGCGTTCGAGCAGGACCCGCAGGACTACGACATCCCCGACTCGGTCATCGGGTTCCTCAACGGGGACCTCGAAACCCACCCGGCGGCTGGCCCGAACCCTTCCGCACCAAGGCCCTGA
- a CDS encoding hypothetical protein (possible pseudo due to frameshift), whose product MREQTAVAVTDTTFRDAHQSLLATRVRTRDLVAAGASVSALTPELLSVEAWGGATYDVTLRFLGEDPWERLDALRRQIPDICLQMLLRGRNTVGYTPYPEAVTTAFVTEAAASGIDIFRIFDALNDVSQMEPAIRAVRDTGTAVAEVALCYTADMLDPAETLYTLDYYLDLAQRIVDAGAHILAIKDMAGLLRPAAAAELVAALRERFDLPVHLHTHDTAGGQLATLLAAVDAGVDAVDVASAPLAGTTSQPSASASSRPWPTHPATPAWTWMPYARWSRTGRPCGASMPRSSPGCPAPRDGSTGTRSREASSPTSSSRPSPSDSGNASRPSRTCTPQRTRSSDAW is encoded by the coding sequence TTGCGGGAGCAGACCGCGGTCGCCGTCACGGACACGACGTTCCGCGACGCGCACCAGTCGCTGCTCGCCACCCGGGTACGGACCCGGGACCTGGTCGCGGCCGGTGCGTCGGTGTCGGCCCTGACCCCGGAGCTCCTCTCGGTCGAGGCCTGGGGAGGCGCCACGTACGACGTGACGCTGCGGTTCCTGGGGGAGGACCCGTGGGAGCGCCTGGACGCGCTGCGCCGCCAGATCCCGGACATCTGCCTGCAGATGCTGCTGCGGGGCCGGAACACCGTCGGCTACACCCCCTACCCCGAAGCCGTCACCACCGCCTTCGTGACCGAGGCGGCGGCGTCGGGCATCGACATCTTCCGGATCTTCGACGCCCTGAACGACGTGTCCCAGATGGAACCGGCGATCCGCGCGGTCCGGGACACCGGCACCGCTGTCGCCGAAGTCGCCCTCTGCTACACGGCGGACATGCTCGATCCGGCCGAGACCCTCTACACCCTGGACTACTACCTCGACCTCGCCCAGCGCATCGTGGACGCGGGCGCGCACATCCTGGCCATCAAGGACATGGCCGGGCTCCTCCGACCCGCCGCGGCCGCGGAACTGGTGGCCGCGCTGCGGGAACGCTTCGATCTGCCGGTGCACCTGCACACCCACGACACCGCCGGAGGCCAGCTCGCCACGCTGCTGGCCGCGGTCGACGCCGGAGTGGACGCCGTGGACGTGGCCAGCGCGCCCCTGGCCGGGACCACCAGCCAACCCTCTGCCTCGGCCTCGTCGCGGCCCTGGCCCACACACCCCGCGACACCGGCCTGGACCTGGATGCCGTATGCGCGCTGGAGCCGTACTGGGAGGCCGTGCGGCGCATCTATGCCCCGTTCGAGTCCGGGCTGCCCGGCCCCACGGGACGGGTCTACCGGCACGAGATCCCGGGAGGCCAGCTCTCCAACCTCAAGCAGCAGGCCATCGCCCTCGGACTCGGGGAACGCTTCGAGGCCATCGAGGACATGTACACCGCAGCGGACAAGATCCTCGGACGCTTGGTGA
- a CDS encoding hypothetical protein (possible pseudo due to frameshift) yields the protein MFSKILVANRGEIAIRAFRAGHEVGAKTVAVFPHEDRNSIHRQKADEAYLIGEEGHPVRAYLDIEEIIRVAEEAGCDAIYPGYGFLSENPGLARAAAEAGITFVGPPADVLELAGNKVKALDAARAAGIPVLASSRPSADVDELIRAADEIGFPVFAKAVAGGGGRGMRRVDTREALPEALEAAMREAQSAFGDPTMFLEQAVLRPRHIEVQILADAQGNVMHLFERDCSLQRRHQKVIEIAPAPNLDEGIRQALHRDAVKFATALGYVNAGTVEFLVDTVGERAGQHVFIEMNPRIQVEHTVTEEVTDVDLVQSQLRIAAGETLADLGLSQDTVSLRGAALQSRITTEDPANGFRPDVGRISAYRSAGGAGVRLDGGTVYAGAEISPHFDSMLVKLTCRGRDYPAAVTRARRALAEFRVRGVSTNISFLQAVLDDRTSSPGTSRRRSSTNAPNCLPPASRRTAARNC from the coding sequence ATGTTTTCGAAGATTCTGGTAGCTAATCGTGGCGAGATCGCCATCCGTGCTTTTCGGGCCGGTCATGAGGTGGGTGCGAAGACGGTGGCGGTGTTCCCGCATGAGGACCGGAATTCGATCCACCGGCAGAAGGCCGATGAGGCGTATCTGATCGGTGAGGAAGGCCACCCGGTGCGGGCGTATCTGGATATCGAGGAGATCATCCGGGTCGCCGAGGAGGCCGGCTGTGATGCGATCTACCCGGGCTACGGGTTCCTGTCGGAGAATCCGGGCCTGGCCCGGGCGGCGGCGGAGGCGGGGATCACGTTCGTGGGCCCGCCGGCTGATGTGCTGGAACTGGCCGGGAACAAGGTCAAGGCGTTGGACGCTGCCCGGGCGGCGGGGATCCCGGTGCTGGCGTCCTCGCGGCCGAGTGCTGATGTGGACGAGCTGATTCGGGCGGCCGATGAGATCGGGTTCCCCGTGTTCGCGAAGGCCGTGGCCGGCGGTGGCGGGCGCGGGATGCGGCGGGTCGATACGCGGGAGGCGCTGCCGGAAGCGCTGGAGGCCGCGATGCGCGAGGCGCAGTCGGCGTTCGGGGATCCGACCATGTTCCTGGAGCAGGCGGTGCTGCGGCCCCGGCACATCGAGGTGCAGATCCTCGCGGACGCGCAGGGCAACGTGATGCACCTGTTCGAGCGGGACTGTTCGCTGCAGCGCCGGCATCAGAAGGTCATCGAGATCGCCCCTGCCCCGAACCTGGACGAGGGGATCCGGCAGGCCCTGCACCGGGATGCGGTGAAGTTCGCGACCGCGCTGGGCTATGTCAACGCGGGCACGGTGGAGTTCCTGGTGGACACGGTCGGGGAACGGGCGGGCCAGCACGTGTTCATCGAGATGAACCCGCGCATCCAGGTCGAGCACACGGTCACCGAGGAGGTCACGGACGTGGACCTGGTCCAGTCCCAGCTGCGGATCGCGGCCGGGGAAACCCTGGCGGACCTGGGCTTGAGCCAGGACACGGTGAGCCTGCGCGGGGCTGCCCTGCAGTCCCGGATCACCACGGAGGATCCCGCGAACGGGTTCCGCCCCGACGTGGGACGGATCTCCGCGTACCGGTCCGCCGGCGGCGCCGGGGTACGCCTGGACGGCGGGACGGTGTACGCGGGGGCGGAGATCAGCCCGCACTTCGACTCGATGCTCGTGAAGCTCACCTGCCGGGGTCGGGACTACCCGGCAGCGGTCACCCGGGCCAGGCGTGCGTTGGCCGAGTTCCGGGTCCGCGGTGTCTCCACGAACATCTCCTTCCTGCAGGCGGTCCTGGATGACCGGACTTCCTCGCCGGGAACGTCGCGACGTCGTTCATCGACGAACGCCCCGAACTGCTTACCGCCCGCATCCCGGCGGACCGCGGCACGAAACTGCTGA